The Manihot esculenta cultivar AM560-2 chromosome 1, M.esculenta_v8, whole genome shotgun sequence genome has a window encoding:
- the LOC110607348 gene encoding receptor-like protein EIX2 isoform X2 has product MGTSTANVVEILALLILLQSVSSFCNGDNFNGSCIKTEREALVKFKSSLLNNSNSLPSWVGDDCCRWDGVTCDDINGHVVELVLSWASIMGNISLHLGNLSNLQYLDLSMKPSLAIHSLHFPSSLKYLNLSYVLLDKCDNWLQSINMLPSLLELDLWNCELSIIADVSHVNFTSLEVLNLGWNNFHSTIPRWLYNITKLQNLVLHSGPFRGSLSTDISNLKSLASLDADFNSLEGNIPNTLNRLCNLIELYLGYNKFSGEISGTFGNSSGCIKNSLENLYLLNNSFSGSIPDNLGQFKRLKFLSLSKNSFWGSIPVSIGQLYNLETLNFSKNSLHGKVSELHLLNLRSLIELSMGGNSLVFDIDPEWIPPFQLSSIDLSSCEVGPSFPQWLRTQKSIRFLEMSNASISDNIPDWFENISSNIVSLDLSYNQLFGTLPTFRKLNITYANEYRIILLKSNQFDGFLTCSHFDATILDISNNLLHGQIPQNLSEMMPSLQLLSLSNNYLNGTVPATLCRSGSLQILDLSNNHLSGRIPSCWGNLPSLTVIDFSSNMLSGDVPMSLGSQESLVSLHLQNNTLQGKIPMSLRNLESLETLDFSMNAFDGFIPSWIGESLSSLKVLSIHSNKFEASYGENVQVYVKGIELEYTRTLRFLYSIDLSGNNFVGEIPQELMNLSGLQILNLSTNKLDGHIPWNIGKLSSLESLDLSENELSGSIPFSISDLNFLSHLNLSLNHLSGRIPKGNQLQTLDDKSIYIGNDGLCGPPLNNCSDDADELPKGHEKGGTRRKDDSEIVWFYGGMGMGFAAGFVGVCSILYFNDSRRCAWFGLVDRVYNKLWVTIAIKANQVKRKFLRNKLEGNA; this is encoded by the exons ATGGGAACATCAACTGCCAATGTTGTTGAGATTCTTGCCTTGCTCATTCTACTTCAAAGCGTTTCCTCCTTCTGCAATGGAGATAATTTCAATGGAAGCTGTATCAAGACTGAAAGAGAAGCTCTTGTGAAGTTCAAGTCAAGCCTCCTCAACAATTCAAACTCATTGCCTTCATGGGTGGGAGATGACTGCTGCAGATGGGACGGAGTCACTTGCGATGACATAAACGGTCATGTAGTTGAGCTCGTTCTTTCTTGGGCGTCCATCATGGGAAACATTTCCCTTCATCTTGGAAATCTTTCAAACTTGCAGTATCTTGATCTCAGTATGAAGCCTTCATTGGCAATCCACAGCCTCCATTTTCCATCTTCTTTGAAATACTTGAACTTGTCGTATGTGCTCCTGGACAAGTGTGACAATTGGTTGCAGTCAATAAACATGCTTCCTTCTTTACTAGAATTAGATTTGTGGAATTGTGAGCTTTCCATCATTGCTGATGTTTCACATGTCAATTTTACATCTCTTGAGGTTCTCAACCTTGGATGGAACAACTTCCATTCCACAATCCCTAGATGGTTATATAATAttaccaaacttcaaaatcttgttCTACACTCTGGTCCTTTCCGAGGGTCTCTTTCCACTGATATCAGTAATCTTAAATCTCTTGCTTCCCTTGATGCGGATTTTAATTCTTTGGAAGGCAACATACCCAACACGTTGAACAGGCTTTGCAATTTGATTGAGCTATACTTGGGTTACAACAAGTTCAGCGGTGAGATTTCCGGAACTTTTGGCAACTCATCCGGTTGCATCAAGAACAGTTTAGAGAATCTGTATCTTTTAAACAATTCCTTTTCTGGTAGTATTCCAGATAATTTGGGCCAATTTAAACGCCTGaaatttctttctctttctaaaAACTCTTTCTGGGGTTCAATTCCTGTATCCATTGGACAGCTTTACAACCTTGAAACACTAAATTTCAGTAAGAATTCATTGCATGGGAAAGTTTCTGAACTTCACTTGTTAAACCTCAGAAGCTTGATTGAGTTGAGTATGGGTGGGAATTCTTTAGTTTTTGATATTGATCCCGAATGGATACCTCCTTTTCAACTTTCCTCGATTGATTTATCATCTTGTGAAGTAGGGCCTTCGTTTCCACAGTGGCTCAGAACACAAAAGAGCATTAGGTTTTTAGAAatgtctaatgcaagcatctcaGATAACATCCCTGACTGGTTTGAAAATATTTCTTCCAATATTGTATCATTGGATTTATCTTATAATCAGTTGTTTGGGACCTTGCCAACTTTCAGAAAACTGAACATAACTTATGCTAACGAATATAGGATCATATTGTTGAAATCTAACCAGTTTGATGGTTTTTTAACCTGTTCTCATTTTGATGCAACCATATTAGATATCTCCAACAACTTGCTCCACGGCCAGATTCCCCAGAATCTCAGTGAAATGATGCCAAGTCTGCAACTCTTATCCCTCTCCAACAACTACTTGAATGGTACCGTTCCAGCTACTTTATGCAGGAGTGGATCTTTACAAATTCTTGATCTTTCGAATAATCATCTATCAGGAAGAATACCTTCATGTTGGGGAAATTTGCCAAGTTTAACTGTGATTGATTTTTCAAGTAATATGTTGAGTGGTGATGTTCCAATGTCCTTGGGTTCTCAAGAGTCGCTTGTTTCCCTGCATCTGCAAAACAATACTCTGCAAGGAAAGATCCCAATGTCATTAAGGAATCTAGAATCCTTGGAGACTCTTGATTTTAGCATGAATGCTTTTGATGGTTTTATTCCTTCATGGATAGGTGAGAGCCTATCTTCTCTGAAAGTACTGAGTATTCACTCTAATAAATTTGAAG CTAGCTATGGTGAGAATGTGCAGGTTTATGTCAAAGGAATAGAGCTTGAATATACTAGAACACTTCGATTTCTCTATTCCATTGACCTTTCAGGAAATAACTTTGTTGGAGAAATTCCCCAGGAGTTGATGAATCTTTCAGGTCTACAGATCCTGAATCTATCTACAAACAAATTGGATGGACATATCCCTTGGAACATCGGCAAGTTAAGCTCACTAGAATCACTCGACCTGTCTGAAAATGAACTTTCTGGCTCTATTCCATTCAGCATTTCTGATTTGAACTTTTTAAGTCACTTGAATTTGTCATTGAATCACTTATCTGGACGAATTCCAAAGGGAAACCAACTTCAGACTTTGGATGACAAATCCATCTACATCGGCAACGATGGACTTTGTGGACCTCCATTGAATAACTGTTCAGATGATGCAGATGAATTGCCTAAAGGTCATGAAAAAGGTGGCACTAGGAGGAAAGATGACTCTGAAATTGTTTGGTTCTACGGTGGTATGGGAATGGGATTTGCGGCTGGATTTGTTGGAGTTTGTAGCATCTTGTACTTCAACGACTCAAGGAGGTGTGCTTGGTTTGGGTTAGTTGACAGAGTCTACAACAAGCTTTGGGTAACAATTGCAATTAAGGCAAATCAAGTGAAGAGAAAGTTTCTCAGAAACAAATTAGAAGGAAATGCATGA
- the LOC110607348 gene encoding receptor-like protein EIX2 isoform X3 gives MGTSTANVVEILALLILLQSVSSFCNGDNFNGSCIKTEREALVKFKSSLLNNSNSLPSWVGDDCCRWDGVTCDDINGHVVELVLSWASIMGNISLHLGNLSNLQYLDLSMKPSLAIHSLHFPSSLKYLNLSYVLLDKCDNWLQSINMLPSLLELDLWNCELSIIADVSHVNFTSLEVLNLGWNNFHSTIPRWLYNITKLQNLVLHSGPFRGSLSTDISNLKSLASLDADFNSLEGNIPNTLNRLCNLIELYLGYNKFSDISNNLLHGQIPQNLSEMMPSLQLLSLSNNYLNGTVPATLCRSGSLQILDLSNNHLSGRIPSCWGNLPSLTVIDFSSNMLSGDVPMSLGSQESLVSLHLQNNTLQGKIPMSLRNLESLETLDFSMNAFDGFIPSWIGESLSSLKVLSIHSNKFEGEIPLQLCYLASLRILNLANNMMTGTIPNCFGNFTAIAMHEQKGHWDYYTKYEPFAFVTASYGENVQVYVKGIELEYTRTLRFLYSIDLSGNNFVGEIPQELMNLSGLQILNLSTNKLDGHIPWNIGKLSSLESLDLSENELSGSIPFSISDLNFLSHLNLSLNHLSGRIPKGNQLQTLDDKSIYIGNDGLCGPPLNNCSDDADELPKGHEKGGTRRKDDSEIVWFYGGMGMGFAAGFVGVCSILYFNDSRRCAWFGLVDRVYNKLWVTIAIKANQVKRKFLRNKLEGNA, from the exons ATGGGAACATCAACTGCCAATGTTGTTGAGATTCTTGCCTTGCTCATTCTACTTCAAAGCGTTTCCTCCTTCTGCAATGGAGATAATTTCAATGGAAGCTGTATCAAGACTGAAAGAGAAGCTCTTGTGAAGTTCAAGTCAAGCCTCCTCAACAATTCAAACTCATTGCCTTCATGGGTGGGAGATGACTGCTGCAGATGGGACGGAGTCACTTGCGATGACATAAACGGTCATGTAGTTGAGCTCGTTCTTTCTTGGGCGTCCATCATGGGAAACATTTCCCTTCATCTTGGAAATCTTTCAAACTTGCAGTATCTTGATCTCAGTATGAAGCCTTCATTGGCAATCCACAGCCTCCATTTTCCATCTTCTTTGAAATACTTGAACTTGTCGTATGTGCTCCTGGACAAGTGTGACAATTGGTTGCAGTCAATAAACATGCTTCCTTCTTTACTAGAATTAGATTTGTGGAATTGTGAGCTTTCCATCATTGCTGATGTTTCACATGTCAATTTTACATCTCTTGAGGTTCTCAACCTTGGATGGAACAACTTCCATTCCACAATCCCTAGATGGTTATATAATAttaccaaacttcaaaatcttgttCTACACTCTGGTCCTTTCCGAGGGTCTCTTTCCACTGATATCAGTAATCTTAAATCTCTTGCTTCCCTTGATGCGGATTTTAATTCTTTGGAAGGCAACATACCCAACACGTTGAACAGGCTTTGCAATTTGATTGAGCTATACTTGGGTTACAACAAGTTCAGCG ATATCTCCAACAACTTGCTCCACGGCCAGATTCCCCAGAATCTCAGTGAAATGATGCCAAGTCTGCAACTCTTATCCCTCTCCAACAACTACTTGAATGGTACCGTTCCAGCTACTTTATGCAGGAGTGGATCTTTACAAATTCTTGATCTTTCGAATAATCATCTATCAGGAAGAATACCTTCATGTTGGGGAAATTTGCCAAGTTTAACTGTGATTGATTTTTCAAGTAATATGTTGAGTGGTGATGTTCCAATGTCCTTGGGTTCTCAAGAGTCGCTTGTTTCCCTGCATCTGCAAAACAATACTCTGCAAGGAAAGATCCCAATGTCATTAAGGAATCTAGAATCCTTGGAGACTCTTGATTTTAGCATGAATGCTTTTGATGGTTTTATTCCTTCATGGATAGGTGAGAGCCTATCTTCTCTGAAAGTACTGAGTATTCACTCTAATAAATTTGAAGGTGAGATTCCTCTGCAGCTTTGCTACCTTGCTTCTCTTCGCATATTGAACTTGGCAAATAACATGATGACTGGAACCATACCTAATTGTTTTGGCAATTTTACTGCAATTGCTATGCATGAGCAGAAAGGGCATTGGGACTATTACACTAAATATGAACCCTTTGCTTTTGTAACAGCTAGCTATGGTGAGAATGTGCAGGTTTATGTCAAAGGAATAGAGCTTGAATATACTAGAACACTTCGATTTCTCTATTCCATTGACCTTTCAGGAAATAACTTTGTTGGAGAAATTCCCCAGGAGTTGATGAATCTTTCAGGTCTACAGATCCTGAATCTATCTACAAACAAATTGGATGGACATATCCCTTGGAACATCGGCAAGTTAAGCTCACTAGAATCACTCGACCTGTCTGAAAATGAACTTTCTGGCTCTATTCCATTCAGCATTTCTGATTTGAACTTTTTAAGTCACTTGAATTTGTCATTGAATCACTTATCTGGACGAATTCCAAAGGGAAACCAACTTCAGACTTTGGATGACAAATCCATCTACATCGGCAACGATGGACTTTGTGGACCTCCATTGAATAACTGTTCAGATGATGCAGATGAATTGCCTAAAGGTCATGAAAAAGGTGGCACTAGGAGGAAAGATGACTCTGAAATTGTTTGGTTCTACGGTGGTATGGGAATGGGATTTGCGGCTGGATTTGTTGGAGTTTGTAGCATCTTGTACTTCAACGACTCAAGGAGGTGTGCTTGGTTTGGGTTAGTTGACAGAGTCTACAACAAGCTTTGGGTAACAATTGCAATTAAGGCAAATCAAGTGAAGAGAAAGTTTCTCAGAAACAAATTAGAAGGAAATGCATGA
- the LOC110607348 gene encoding receptor-like protein EIX2 isoform X1: MGTSTANVVEILALLILLQSVSSFCNGDNFNGSCIKTEREALVKFKSSLLNNSNSLPSWVGDDCCRWDGVTCDDINGHVVELVLSWASIMGNISLHLGNLSNLQYLDLSMKPSLAIHSLHFPSSLKYLNLSYVLLDKCDNWLQSINMLPSLLELDLWNCELSIIADVSHVNFTSLEVLNLGWNNFHSTIPRWLYNITKLQNLVLHSGPFRGSLSTDISNLKSLASLDADFNSLEGNIPNTLNRLCNLIELYLGYNKFSGEISGTFGNSSGCIKNSLENLYLLNNSFSGSIPDNLGQFKRLKFLSLSKNSFWGSIPVSIGQLYNLETLNFSKNSLHGKVSELHLLNLRSLIELSMGGNSLVFDIDPEWIPPFQLSSIDLSSCEVGPSFPQWLRTQKSIRFLEMSNASISDNIPDWFENISSNIVSLDLSYNQLFGTLPTFRKLNITYANEYRIILLKSNQFDGFLTCSHFDATILDISNNLLHGQIPQNLSEMMPSLQLLSLSNNYLNGTVPATLCRSGSLQILDLSNNHLSGRIPSCWGNLPSLTVIDFSSNMLSGDVPMSLGSQESLVSLHLQNNTLQGKIPMSLRNLESLETLDFSMNAFDGFIPSWIGESLSSLKVLSIHSNKFEGEIPLQLCYLASLRILNLANNMMTGTIPNCFGNFTAIAMHEQKGHWDYYTKYEPFAFVTASYGENVQVYVKGIELEYTRTLRFLYSIDLSGNNFVGEIPQELMNLSGLQILNLSTNKLDGHIPWNIGKLSSLESLDLSENELSGSIPFSISDLNFLSHLNLSLNHLSGRIPKGNQLQTLDDKSIYIGNDGLCGPPLNNCSDDADELPKGHEKGGTRRKDDSEIVWFYGGMGMGFAAGFVGVCSILYFNDSRRCAWFGLVDRVYNKLWVTIAIKANQVKRKFLRNKLEGNA, encoded by the coding sequence ATGGGAACATCAACTGCCAATGTTGTTGAGATTCTTGCCTTGCTCATTCTACTTCAAAGCGTTTCCTCCTTCTGCAATGGAGATAATTTCAATGGAAGCTGTATCAAGACTGAAAGAGAAGCTCTTGTGAAGTTCAAGTCAAGCCTCCTCAACAATTCAAACTCATTGCCTTCATGGGTGGGAGATGACTGCTGCAGATGGGACGGAGTCACTTGCGATGACATAAACGGTCATGTAGTTGAGCTCGTTCTTTCTTGGGCGTCCATCATGGGAAACATTTCCCTTCATCTTGGAAATCTTTCAAACTTGCAGTATCTTGATCTCAGTATGAAGCCTTCATTGGCAATCCACAGCCTCCATTTTCCATCTTCTTTGAAATACTTGAACTTGTCGTATGTGCTCCTGGACAAGTGTGACAATTGGTTGCAGTCAATAAACATGCTTCCTTCTTTACTAGAATTAGATTTGTGGAATTGTGAGCTTTCCATCATTGCTGATGTTTCACATGTCAATTTTACATCTCTTGAGGTTCTCAACCTTGGATGGAACAACTTCCATTCCACAATCCCTAGATGGTTATATAATAttaccaaacttcaaaatcttgttCTACACTCTGGTCCTTTCCGAGGGTCTCTTTCCACTGATATCAGTAATCTTAAATCTCTTGCTTCCCTTGATGCGGATTTTAATTCTTTGGAAGGCAACATACCCAACACGTTGAACAGGCTTTGCAATTTGATTGAGCTATACTTGGGTTACAACAAGTTCAGCGGTGAGATTTCCGGAACTTTTGGCAACTCATCCGGTTGCATCAAGAACAGTTTAGAGAATCTGTATCTTTTAAACAATTCCTTTTCTGGTAGTATTCCAGATAATTTGGGCCAATTTAAACGCCTGaaatttctttctctttctaaaAACTCTTTCTGGGGTTCAATTCCTGTATCCATTGGACAGCTTTACAACCTTGAAACACTAAATTTCAGTAAGAATTCATTGCATGGGAAAGTTTCTGAACTTCACTTGTTAAACCTCAGAAGCTTGATTGAGTTGAGTATGGGTGGGAATTCTTTAGTTTTTGATATTGATCCCGAATGGATACCTCCTTTTCAACTTTCCTCGATTGATTTATCATCTTGTGAAGTAGGGCCTTCGTTTCCACAGTGGCTCAGAACACAAAAGAGCATTAGGTTTTTAGAAatgtctaatgcaagcatctcaGATAACATCCCTGACTGGTTTGAAAATATTTCTTCCAATATTGTATCATTGGATTTATCTTATAATCAGTTGTTTGGGACCTTGCCAACTTTCAGAAAACTGAACATAACTTATGCTAACGAATATAGGATCATATTGTTGAAATCTAACCAGTTTGATGGTTTTTTAACCTGTTCTCATTTTGATGCAACCATATTAGATATCTCCAACAACTTGCTCCACGGCCAGATTCCCCAGAATCTCAGTGAAATGATGCCAAGTCTGCAACTCTTATCCCTCTCCAACAACTACTTGAATGGTACCGTTCCAGCTACTTTATGCAGGAGTGGATCTTTACAAATTCTTGATCTTTCGAATAATCATCTATCAGGAAGAATACCTTCATGTTGGGGAAATTTGCCAAGTTTAACTGTGATTGATTTTTCAAGTAATATGTTGAGTGGTGATGTTCCAATGTCCTTGGGTTCTCAAGAGTCGCTTGTTTCCCTGCATCTGCAAAACAATACTCTGCAAGGAAAGATCCCAATGTCATTAAGGAATCTAGAATCCTTGGAGACTCTTGATTTTAGCATGAATGCTTTTGATGGTTTTATTCCTTCATGGATAGGTGAGAGCCTATCTTCTCTGAAAGTACTGAGTATTCACTCTAATAAATTTGAAGGTGAGATTCCTCTGCAGCTTTGCTACCTTGCTTCTCTTCGCATATTGAACTTGGCAAATAACATGATGACTGGAACCATACCTAATTGTTTTGGCAATTTTACTGCAATTGCTATGCATGAGCAGAAAGGGCATTGGGACTATTACACTAAATATGAACCCTTTGCTTTTGTAACAGCTAGCTATGGTGAGAATGTGCAGGTTTATGTCAAAGGAATAGAGCTTGAATATACTAGAACACTTCGATTTCTCTATTCCATTGACCTTTCAGGAAATAACTTTGTTGGAGAAATTCCCCAGGAGTTGATGAATCTTTCAGGTCTACAGATCCTGAATCTATCTACAAACAAATTGGATGGACATATCCCTTGGAACATCGGCAAGTTAAGCTCACTAGAATCACTCGACCTGTCTGAAAATGAACTTTCTGGCTCTATTCCATTCAGCATTTCTGATTTGAACTTTTTAAGTCACTTGAATTTGTCATTGAATCACTTATCTGGACGAATTCCAAAGGGAAACCAACTTCAGACTTTGGATGACAAATCCATCTACATCGGCAACGATGGACTTTGTGGACCTCCATTGAATAACTGTTCAGATGATGCAGATGAATTGCCTAAAGGTCATGAAAAAGGTGGCACTAGGAGGAAAGATGACTCTGAAATTGTTTGGTTCTACGGTGGTATGGGAATGGGATTTGCGGCTGGATTTGTTGGAGTTTGTAGCATCTTGTACTTCAACGACTCAAGGAGGTGTGCTTGGTTTGGGTTAGTTGACAGAGTCTACAACAAGCTTTGGGTAACAATTGCAATTAAGGCAAATCAAGTGAAGAGAAAGTTTCTCAGAAACAAATTAGAAGGAAATGCATGA